Below is a window of Cryobacterium sp. PAMC25264 DNA.
TCGAGAACAACGTCAACGCGCTCAGCATCGCCGAGCGCCTGTTCGGTCAAGGCCGCAACCACCGCGACTTTCTCGTCGTCACTATCGGAACCGGTGTTGGCGCTGGCATCGTCACCGACGGCCGCGTCTTTCGTGGTCACTCGGGCGGAGCCGGCGAGATCGGGCACGTCCCCGTGGTCGCCGATGGCCCGCTCTGTCAGTGTGGTAACCACGGCTGCCTCGAAGCGCTCATCGGCGAAGCCGGCTTGGTGCGAACCGCCCAGGAACGCGGCATCATCGGTGCCGACGTGGGCATGTCTGCTCTGAGGGCGGCAGCGGATGGCGGAGACGCTCAGGCACAGGCGCTGTTCAGCGAAGCCGGCCACCTGTTGGGCCGCGCGCTCGGCGGCATCGTCAACGTGCTCGACCCCGAGATTGTCATCTTGCTGGGGGAGGGCGTCGCCGCCTGGGATCACTGGTCGTTCGGCTTCGAGCCCGCCTTCCGCACGTCGCTCGTTCCGAGCAAGCGCAGCGTCGGCGTGCACGTCGAGAGCTGGCAAGACGAGAGTTGGGCACAGGGCGCAGCCGCCCTCGTGCTCGCCACCCCATTCGACTCCCAAGGCATCGCCGGCGACCAGGGGCGACTCGTTCGCGAGCGCCTCGTGGAACAGGCGGCACCTCCCACCGGAGCGACCTCGTGAGCCGCGCACGCTGCAGTGAGATCGTCGCATGACGCTCGCCACGACACCCATCGTGCCGACCGAGTCCACTCCGCCACGGCCCGAGTCGCCTCCAGCGCAGGGCGGCCGTCGCAAAAAGACGACCACCGGATATCGCCTGATTGTGCTTGCTTTTCTGCTGCCGAGCGCTATTCCACTGCTGCTCTTCGTGCTCGTGCCGATGGTCGCCGCGGCGTGGGTGAGCCTCAACGAGTGGAACCTCATCGCCCCGATGGAGTTCGTCGGCCTGGACAACTACACGAAGCTACTGACGGATACGGCGACCGGTGAGATCTTCCTTCACACCATCTACTACATTGTCGGCTACCTGCCCATCGTGTTCATCGGGGGCCTCGCCCTGGCCCTCGCGCTGAACACCGCGCTCAAGGGCCGGTCATTCCTCCGCGGCATCTACTTCCTGCCGGTGGTCACCAGCTGGATCGTCGTCGCCCTTGTCTGGCGTTGGCTGCTCAGCCCGAGCACCGGTGCCATCAACACGGCCCTCGCGTTCTTCGGCATCGACGGACCTGGATGGTGGACCGACCCGACCTGGGCTATGCCGTCGATCATTGTCGCCTCGGCGTGGAAAGACCTCGGTTTTGTGATGGTCATCCTCCTCGCCGGGCTCCAAGCCATCCCCACTGACGTCTACGACGCCGCGAAGGTCGACGGTGCGGGCTGGTGGCGCAAACTCTTCTCCGTCACCCTGCCGCTGTTGTCGCCGTCGAGCTTCTTCGTTCTCGTCATCTCTCTCATCAACGGCTTTCAGGTCTTTGACCAGGTGTACGCGATGACCGGCGGCGG
It encodes the following:
- a CDS encoding ROK family protein, with protein sequence MTQLTKVLIADGLVVEFDSSPSHGGRPGRTLGLAADTGRAVGMKIVADHVAFVEVGIGGLVLRSASEPFDASSALAVSNLTALLQHFLEGGTDTPLLGVGVGVPGTVDEQGAGVVDSTQLGWNQVPLGDALRRALQLPVLIENNVNALSIAERLFGQGRNHRDFLVVTIGTGVGAGIVTDGRVFRGHSGGAGEIGHVPVVADGPLCQCGNHGCLEALIGEAGLVRTAQERGIIGADVGMSALRAAADGGDAQAQALFSEAGHLLGRALGGIVNVLDPEIVILLGEGVAAWDHWSFGFEPAFRTSLVPSKRSVGVHVESWQDESWAQGAAALVLATPFDSQGIAGDQGRLVRERLVEQAAPPTGATS
- a CDS encoding carbohydrate ABC transporter permease — protein: MTLATTPIVPTESTPPRPESPPAQGGRRKKTTTGYRLIVLAFLLPSAIPLLLFVLVPMVAAAWVSLNEWNLIAPMEFVGLDNYTKLLTDTATGEIFLHTIYYIVGYLPIVFIGGLALALALNTALKGRSFLRGIYFLPVVTSWIVVALVWRWLLSPSTGAINTALAFFGIDGPGWWTDPTWAMPSIIVASAWKDLGFVMVILLAGLQAIPTDVYDAAKVDGAGWWRKLFSVTLPLLSPSSFFVLVISLINGFQVFDQVYAMTGGGPNGASQVVVQQIYDLTFRYGRAGEASALSWMLFVVVLAVTLVQIRGQKKWVYYA